A window of Drosophila santomea strain STO CAGO 1482 chromosome X, Prin_Dsan_1.1, whole genome shotgun sequence genomic DNA:
ACAAGTACCACCCCCAGCACCACCCCAAGCACCACTTCAAGCACCACTACAACCACTACCACGACCACCACCCCGAAAcccgatgatgatgaggccGCCAAGCTGCTGCAACAATGTGCCGAGCTGAGCCGCCGGAAGAAGCGAGGTGGATCTTCCTCGTCCGAAGAGGACGACAGTGGCGAGAAGAAGTCGGCGAAGAAAGAGCGCAAGCAGTTGAAGAAGCTGTGCAAGCAGTTGAAGAAGCAGGAGGAGCGCAAGCAGGAGAAGGACCAGAAATCGGCGTTATCCGAACTGGCTGAAGCCCTGAAAATCTACAACCAAAAACAGAAGAACTAATGTGGTGccagtaaatatttttttaaacattttttttctttgtttttagtgtactttatattatttatcaaaatgtaTGCCAATAAAATGGATCTTTTAAAATAAGCCCAAGTCTTTACTTCACTTGTCTACCATCAAAACTTCTATAATATAATTTTCGTTATCAAAGGTGATAAGTATTATCTGAAGTATTATTCTGAAGTATTATCTAGTTTCAATCAACCAAAAGCATAACTTATGTTTTGTACTAGCCTAATAAACCCATATGTTGTATAAAACATGGAAAAATTTGCGCTGaaatttaagtatttatttttgaggTAGATTTTTGAATATGGCTTCGAACATGGGATGAGCAAGTGAAGCCCGCAGCTTTCTGAATAAAATCGAATAAatctaatcaaatttgtttagaGTTTCCCTTTTTATCGTATCGATGCAGCAAAAGAAGCACAATAACAAGCAGAAATAGTAGAAAgtacaaacaaatttgatttgtaATCGATTTCAGCTTTATTTGCTTGTAAATTAATACTGCATACGTCAAAATAAATCGTTCAAAAcgggaaaagtttttttattcatattttgcGGAATGAGAAAGTCTATGTTCGTTAGCATCAATGTGTATGCTTTTTACGCTTATTCGTTTTCCTGATAATgccaatttatttgttatgcCCACGCTTAGCTTTTTACCTTGGCAAACAATATTAAGATTAGGTAATTTTTCCAAAACACATCCGCCAAACTCAAGCAGtatcaaaataaaaccagACTCGTTTTTGAGACCCACAAGTCTAACGCTCTTACAGCGATTTTTACAAGGGCAGTTCGTACGGAGGAAATCAtataaacacaaaacacaactTTCCATCCAAACAAATGTTTATATTCAATTCGACTAGCATAGATCTTCCAATAAACACGTTTCagtagtttttattttttgcttttctgcaTTGTTGAACCCTTTTTTGCTGTTGGCCAGTTTTGGCTTGAGGTCAATTTGAAAATGCGAGCTGCGGACCAAgaaagcaatttgcataatcAACATATGAGAAAACCAAGCGCAAAGAGACGAGAATTTTTGGACAGCGGCAAAAATCGTAGAAGAAATATGAATGCTAATTAGTTTGAGCCATTGAAC
This region includes:
- the LOC120456549 gene encoding salivary glue protein Sgs-3 translates to MRASTLFFGLLLVASCSSILARPQESNTPSTTTTTTPKPEESSTTTTTSTTTTTTTEKPKSESTTASTTTTSTTPSTTPSTTSSTTTTTTTTTTPKPDDDEAAKLLQQCAELSRRKKRGGSSSSEEDDSGEKKSAKKERKQLKKLCKQLKKQEERKQEKDQKSALSELAEALKIYNQKQKN